From the Paludisphaera mucosa genome, one window contains:
- a CDS encoding PLP-dependent aminotransferase family protein has protein sequence MTLSTHLSAATARTSAPSISSLMKLALERPEIVSLAAGFVDQQSLPIATTAHAAAQILGDEPAGRSALQYGTTIGDEALRAILVERLEVQHGVPPGTYRQAVGRTVLTTGSAQLIYLVGEALLDPGDIVIVESPTYFVFLGPLETRGARAIRTPIDEHGLQIDALEATLGRLRDEGLLEKVKLIYTIPEHANPTGISLADDRRKPLVDLVRRWSEKAGRRIYLLEDSAYHGLSYDHKEGRSLWSLDPEGETVILARTFSKTFSPGMKLGYGVLPKALVDPILALKGNHDFGTSNFVQKLVRLVLAGGEYDRHVEHLRALYARKCDVFVEALERYFAPIRDRVSWTRPNGGLYVWMTLPEEVDAGFDGPLFARCLAEGVIYVPGEFAFAPEPTAAPRHHLRLSFGVPDEATLAEGARRLAEAVRATLRPAPDE, from the coding sequence ATGACACTATCCACCCACCTCAGCGCGGCCACGGCCCGCACCAGCGCCCCCTCGATCAGCAGCCTGATGAAGCTCGCGCTGGAGCGTCCGGAGATCGTCTCGCTGGCGGCCGGGTTCGTGGACCAGCAGTCGCTCCCGATCGCCACCACGGCCCACGCCGCCGCGCAGATCCTCGGCGACGAGCCGGCGGGCCGCTCCGCGCTCCAGTACGGCACGACGATCGGCGACGAGGCCCTGCGGGCGATCCTGGTCGAACGCCTCGAGGTGCAGCACGGCGTCCCCCCCGGGACCTACCGCCAGGCGGTCGGCCGCACGGTCCTGACCACGGGCTCGGCCCAGTTGATCTACCTCGTCGGCGAGGCCCTGCTCGACCCCGGCGACATCGTCATCGTGGAATCGCCCACGTACTTCGTCTTCCTCGGCCCGCTCGAAACCCGCGGCGCCCGCGCGATCCGCACGCCGATCGACGAGCACGGCCTGCAGATCGACGCCCTGGAGGCGACGCTCGGCCGGCTCCGCGACGAGGGGCTGCTGGAGAAGGTGAAGCTGATCTACACCATCCCCGAGCACGCCAACCCCACCGGAATCAGCCTGGCCGACGACCGCCGCAAGCCGCTCGTCGACCTGGTCCGGCGCTGGTCGGAGAAGGCGGGGCGCCGGATCTACCTGCTGGAAGACTCGGCGTACCACGGCCTTTCTTACGACCACAAGGAAGGCCGGAGCCTCTGGAGCCTGGACCCCGAGGGCGAGACGGTCATCCTGGCGCGGACGTTCAGCAAGACGTTCAGCCCGGGCATGAAGCTGGGCTACGGCGTGCTGCCGAAGGCCCTCGTCGACCCGATCCTGGCGCTCAAGGGGAATCACGACTTCGGGACCTCGAACTTCGTCCAGAAGCTCGTCCGGCTGGTCCTCGCCGGCGGCGAGTACGATCGCCACGTCGAGCACCTCCGGGCCCTCTACGCCCGCAAGTGCGACGTCTTCGTCGAGGCCCTGGAACGCTACTTCGCGCCCATCCGCGACCGCGTGAGCTGGACCCGGCCCAACGGCGGCCTGTACGTCTGGATGACGCTGCCCGAAGAGGTCGACGCCGGCTTCGACGGGCCGCTCTTCGCCCGGTGTCTGGCCGAGGGCGTGATCTACGTGCCGGGCGAATTCGCCTTCGCCCCCGAGCCGACCGCGGCCCCTCGCCACCACCTGCGGCTCTCGTTCGGGGTCCCCGACGAGGCGACGCTCGCCGAGGGCGCGCGCCGGCTGGCCGAAGCCGTCCGCGCGACGCTCCGGCCGGCCCCCGACGAATAG
- a CDS encoding lysophospholipid acyltransferase family protein: MKIRKRFLRGTLPVVRLLPLPTAARIVSGIGRFEHRLNRALRLRFDEAVARGGRILGCDWDVPAVSNRLAGNHILWRSRDLLVDVPSNARALGMFDVEGREHLDAARALGKGCIVLTSHFGAHMLPAHWLYRNDYPVKLYMEKPRSLSKFMASRFDHEGPLSQDKLFISRKGDASDAASSILRAARVLKSGMLLFLAGDVRWSGQLTTTARFLDRRYTFSTTWIALAAMTQAPVVPVFCRVGEDSRYHMQFHPHFVLPRDAQDEAQAGGHVQGFLDQLQDQIRRYPADSNEYLFWGDEYAAA, translated from the coding sequence GTGAAGATCCGTAAGAGATTCCTGCGGGGGACGCTCCCGGTGGTGCGCCTGCTCCCCCTGCCGACGGCCGCCCGGATCGTCTCGGGCATCGGCCGCTTCGAGCATCGCCTGAACCGGGCCCTGCGGCTGCGTTTCGACGAGGCCGTCGCCCGCGGCGGCCGGATCCTGGGCTGCGACTGGGACGTCCCCGCGGTCAGCAACCGCCTCGCCGGCAACCACATCCTCTGGCGGTCGCGCGACCTGCTCGTCGACGTCCCCTCCAACGCCCGCGCCCTGGGCATGTTCGACGTCGAGGGCCGCGAGCACCTCGACGCCGCCCGCGCGCTCGGCAAGGGGTGCATCGTGCTCACCAGCCACTTCGGCGCGCACATGCTGCCGGCGCACTGGCTCTACCGCAACGACTACCCGGTCAAGCTCTACATGGAGAAGCCGCGCAGCCTCTCGAAGTTCATGGCCTCGCGCTTCGACCACGAGGGCCCGCTCAGCCAGGACAAGCTGTTCATCTCCCGCAAGGGCGACGCCTCCGACGCCGCCAGCAGCATCCTGCGGGCCGCCCGCGTGCTCAAGTCGGGGATGCTCCTGTTCCTGGCTGGGGACGTCCGCTGGAGCGGCCAGTTGACGACCACGGCCCGGTTCCTCGACCGCCGCTACACCTTCTCGACGACCTGGATCGCCCTGGCGGCGATGACCCAGGCGCCCGTCGTCCCGGTCTTCTGCCGCGTGGGCGAGGATTCGCGGTACCACATGCAGTTCCATCCCCACTTCGTCCTGCCCCGCGACGCCCAGGACGAGGCCCAGGCCGGCGGCCACGTCCAGGGCTTCCTCGACCAGCTCCAGGACCAGATCCGCCGCTATCCGGCCGACAGCAACGAATACCTCTTCTGGGGCGACGAATACGCCGCGGCCTGA
- a CDS encoding beta-ketoacyl-[acyl-carrier-protein] synthase family protein, with protein sequence MAEPVFVVGHGAITCLGIDMDATWRGLIAGESGIRRHASLDREQYLQDVAGLVEGLEAASRNEDREFARLSARFLSLAMVAARAAWADAGLGGVEDRIDRDRVAVAVGSAFGGMDFLEAQQARMRKRKDLSTSPFLVPGLLVNQAGGQISQQLRLYGPGVAPANACASGGHAIIMGAMMLRAGDADLALCGAGESAFTPAIVNGFSTMKALFNARPGDRSEADASQASRPFSRDRSGFVMSEGAGMVVLATGKAVERLGLTPQAELAGYAMNSDGYHMATPSPERIRRCVELALEKAGMGPEEIDYYNAHGTSTTINDQVETGVVKQVFGDRAKAPPVSSIKGAIGHTLGAASAVEAAACLRALRDQVVPPTVNHVPDPELDLDYVPDEARAARLDAVMSASFGFGGTNNVLIFRKPRG encoded by the coding sequence ATGGCGGAACCGGTCTTCGTGGTGGGGCATGGCGCGATCACCTGCCTGGGCATCGACATGGACGCGACCTGGCGGGGGCTGATCGCCGGCGAGTCCGGCATCCGCCGACACGCGTCGCTCGACCGCGAACAATACCTGCAGGACGTCGCCGGCCTCGTCGAGGGCCTGGAGGCGGCGTCCCGGAACGAGGACCGCGAGTTCGCCCGGCTCTCGGCCCGGTTCCTCTCGCTGGCGATGGTCGCGGCCCGCGCCGCCTGGGCCGACGCCGGGCTGGGAGGCGTCGAGGACCGCATCGATCGTGATCGGGTGGCGGTGGCGGTCGGCTCGGCCTTCGGCGGCATGGACTTCCTGGAAGCCCAGCAGGCCCGGATGCGGAAGCGCAAGGACCTGTCGACCAGCCCGTTCCTGGTCCCAGGCCTGCTCGTCAATCAGGCGGGCGGCCAGATCTCGCAGCAGCTCCGGCTCTACGGGCCGGGCGTCGCCCCCGCGAACGCCTGCGCGTCGGGCGGCCACGCGATCATCATGGGGGCGATGATGCTGAGGGCCGGCGACGCCGACCTCGCCCTCTGCGGCGCGGGCGAGAGCGCCTTCACGCCGGCGATCGTGAACGGCTTCTCGACCATGAAGGCCCTCTTCAACGCCCGGCCCGGCGATCGCTCCGAGGCCGACGCCTCGCAGGCCAGCCGGCCGTTCAGCCGCGATCGATCGGGGTTCGTGATGTCGGAAGGCGCCGGGATGGTCGTGCTGGCGACGGGGAAGGCCGTCGAGCGGCTCGGCCTCACGCCCCAGGCCGAGCTGGCGGGCTACGCGATGAACTCCGACGGCTACCACATGGCCACCCCCAGCCCCGAGCGGATCCGCCGCTGCGTCGAGCTGGCGCTGGAGAAGGCCGGGATGGGCCCCGAGGAGATCGATTACTACAACGCCCACGGCACCAGCACGACGATCAACGACCAGGTCGAGACCGGCGTGGTGAAGCAGGTCTTCGGCGACCGGGCCAAGGCCCCGCCGGTCAGCTCGATCAAGGGGGCGATCGGCCACACGCTGGGCGCGGCGTCGGCCGTCGAGGCCGCCGCCTGCCTGCGGGCGCTGCGCGACCAGGTCGTGCCGCCGACCGTGAACCACGTCCCCGACCCCGAGCTGGACCTGGACTACGTCCCCGACGAGGCCCGCGCCGCGCGGCTCGACGCCGTGATGAGCGCCTCGTTCGGCTTCGGCGGGACGAACAACGTGCTGATCTTCCGGAAGCCCCGCGGCTGA
- a CDS encoding fumarylacetoacetate hydrolase family protein: MRLVKYTLAPEGSPRVGLLDGDSIVPLGEGPLRLSEILHDIDPASAVRALAAAAQTRHQIASVRLLAPIDRQEVWGAGVTYERSKKAREEESERAATFYDLVYRAERPELFFKATPHRVVGPGTPIRIRRDARWTVPEPELALVVSPSLKLVGFTIGDDVSSRDIEGENPLYLPQAKVYDGCCALGPGVVLAAADDFRDREIRLEIERGGSVVFQGATSTARMARRFEDLIAWLGRDQSFPDGLILLTGTGIVPPDDFTLEPGDVVRIAIDGLGSLENPVARG, encoded by the coding sequence ATGCGGCTCGTCAAGTACACCCTGGCCCCCGAAGGCTCCCCCCGCGTCGGGCTTCTGGACGGCGACTCCATCGTCCCGCTGGGCGAGGGGCCGCTGCGGCTCTCGGAGATCCTCCATGACATCGACCCGGCTTCCGCCGTGCGGGCCCTCGCCGCTGCGGCCCAGACGCGGCACCAAATCGCCTCGGTCCGCCTGCTCGCCCCCATCGACCGCCAGGAGGTCTGGGGCGCGGGCGTGACCTACGAGCGGAGCAAGAAGGCCCGCGAGGAGGAGTCGGAGCGGGCGGCGACGTTCTACGACCTGGTCTATCGGGCCGAGCGGCCGGAACTCTTCTTCAAGGCCACGCCCCATCGCGTCGTCGGCCCGGGGACGCCCATCCGCATCCGTCGCGACGCGCGCTGGACCGTGCCCGAGCCCGAATTGGCGCTCGTCGTCTCGCCGAGCCTGAAGTTGGTCGGCTTCACGATCGGCGACGACGTCAGCTCGCGCGACATCGAGGGCGAGAACCCGCTGTATCTCCCCCAGGCCAAGGTCTACGACGGTTGCTGCGCGCTGGGGCCCGGCGTCGTCCTGGCCGCCGCGGACGACTTCCGCGACCGGGAGATCCGCCTGGAGATCGAGCGGGGGGGGAGCGTCGTCTTCCAGGGGGCGACCTCGACCGCCCGGATGGCGCGACGGTTCGAGGACCTGATCGCCTGGCTGGGACGCGACCAGTCGTTCCCGGACGGCCTGATCCTGCTGACGGGGACCGGGATCGTCCCGCCCGACGACTTCACGCTGGAGCCCGGCGACGTGGTCCGGATCGCGATCGACGGGCTGGGCTCGCTGGAGAACCCCGTCGCCCGGGGCTGA
- a CDS encoding acyl carrier protein, whose product MIPSTVAADKVEEVMPTVVELLRSVSEKAKLRSIQADTLLLEDLALDSLDMVRVVMSIEDRYGVSIDLDEVADMKSAGDVARTLLRESKSAA is encoded by the coding sequence ATGATCCCATCGACGGTAGCCGCGGACAAGGTCGAGGAAGTCATGCCGACCGTCGTGGAACTGCTGCGCTCGGTCTCGGAGAAGGCGAAGCTCAGGTCCATCCAGGCGGACACCTTGCTGCTGGAAGACCTTGCGCTCGACTCGCTGGACATGGTCCGCGTCGTCATGTCGATCGAGGACCGCTACGGCGTGAGCATCGACCTCGACGAGGTCGCCGACATGAAGTCGGCCGGCGACGTCGCCCGGACCCTGCTCCGGGAATCGAAGTCCGCCGCCTGA
- a CDS encoding PEP-CTERM sorting domain-containing protein, producing MARIRTLAGGIAAWIAVSTSAAAAPLSWFDSQATLTAWYATQLNSGGNIYAPPSSANAVTNLTSNWYARSVPAPVAAPVARTTSTYATVVPAATSNVSVLPAPVAAAAPTVTAASITPTSSSTTPAALSYTPQATFGSSTGKADAFINLGGQPYAEASSLTVGDAKPWYQSPAAASAFGGTPTADQQAGFTQDVLNKVEKTFQLSGLNVNLTADPNVPASHTMSVVSGASYGPNANAIGITDVGNNGFTFIDKLNYATNEDQLSWAVAHNVSHELMHAFGIGQHPDQTGDFIDAATANWNLLTDPNTTFSPSAVALLKSQSASGVDAGSIGAEVMKSGLLAAQEDAFNVDGDQVLAAPVPEPATLAVWVVAGLGGGLVLRRRNARQAA from the coding sequence ATGGCCCGGATCAGGACGTTGGCTGGTGGGATCGCCGCTTGGATCGCTGTGTCCACCTCCGCGGCGGCGGCCCCTTTGTCCTGGTTCGATTCGCAGGCCACCCTCACGGCGTGGTACGCCACCCAGTTGAATAGCGGCGGCAACATCTACGCCCCGCCCTCGTCGGCCAATGCGGTCACGAATCTCACCTCCAATTGGTACGCCCGATCGGTCCCGGCGCCCGTCGCCGCCCCGGTGGCGAGGACGACCTCCACTTACGCAACCGTCGTGCCGGCGGCCACCTCGAATGTGAGCGTCCTGCCGGCCCCCGTCGCCGCCGCCGCGCCGACGGTGACGGCCGCCTCGATCACGCCGACGTCGTCCTCCACCACGCCCGCCGCGCTCAGCTACACGCCCCAGGCCACGTTCGGCAGCTCGACGGGGAAGGCCGACGCCTTCATCAACCTGGGGGGCCAGCCGTACGCCGAGGCCTCGAGCCTGACCGTGGGCGACGCGAAGCCCTGGTACCAGAGCCCGGCCGCCGCCTCGGCGTTCGGCGGCACGCCCACGGCGGACCAGCAGGCGGGGTTCACCCAGGACGTCCTGAACAAGGTCGAGAAGACGTTCCAGCTCAGCGGCCTGAACGTCAACCTGACCGCCGACCCCAACGTCCCGGCCTCGCACACGATGAGCGTCGTCTCGGGGGCGTCCTACGGCCCCAACGCCAACGCGATCGGCATCACCGACGTCGGCAACAACGGCTTCACCTTCATCGACAAGCTGAACTACGCCACGAACGAGGATCAGCTCTCCTGGGCCGTCGCCCACAACGTGTCTCACGAGCTGATGCACGCCTTCGGCATCGGCCAGCACCCGGACCAGACCGGCGACTTCATCGACGCCGCGACGGCCAACTGGAATCTGCTCACCGACCCCAACACCACGTTCAGCCCGTCGGCCGTCGCCCTGCTCAAGAGCCAGAGCGCCAGCGGCGTCGACGCCGGGAGCATCGGGGCCGAGGTCATGAAGAGCGGCCTGCTCGCCGCCCAGGAGGACGCCTTCAACGTGGACGGCGACCAGGTGCTGGCGGCGCCCGTGCCCGAGCCGGCCACCCTGGCCGTCTGGGTCGTCGCCGGCCTCGGCGGGGGCCTCGTCCTCCGGCGTCGCAACGCCCGCCAGGCCGCCTGA
- a CDS encoding lysophospholipid acyltransferase family protein — protein MTAWVPIGLTAVLLLLPRLLGPGRRPSRPAEIGWSLMPLWWLARLYTRLVHGLRNEGWAPLPEHGPAILIANHTCCVDHLLLQSRCRRVLGFMIAREMYELPIVHRFCVRTGCIPVNRDGRDIQATRAALRALEEGRVVPIFPEGRITPESGRALGPVRSGAAFIAVRSGAVVVPAFISGTPPTIEIGPALWTPSDSRVVFGDPIDLSDFSRSQAADKDVLAQVCERFQNALRELQTRSLGRDVIAPDPSDEPAAVGPVE, from the coding sequence ATGACCGCCTGGGTCCCCATCGGCCTGACCGCCGTCCTGCTCCTCCTGCCCAGGCTCCTCGGCCCCGGCCGTCGCCCGTCCCGACCGGCCGAGATCGGGTGGAGCCTCATGCCGCTCTGGTGGCTGGCCCGCCTCTACACCCGCCTGGTGCACGGCCTCCGCAACGAGGGCTGGGCCCCTTTGCCCGAGCACGGGCCGGCGATCTTGATCGCCAACCACACGTGCTGCGTCGACCACTTGCTCCTGCAGTCGCGATGTCGCCGCGTGCTCGGCTTCATGATCGCCAGGGAGATGTACGAGCTGCCGATCGTGCATCGCTTCTGCGTGCGCACCGGCTGCATCCCGGTGAACCGGGACGGCCGCGACATCCAGGCCACCCGCGCCGCGCTTCGGGCGCTCGAAGAGGGCCGCGTCGTGCCGATCTTCCCCGAGGGCCGGATCACGCCCGAGTCGGGCCGGGCCCTCGGTCCCGTCCGCTCGGGCGCGGCGTTCATCGCCGTGCGATCGGGCGCGGTGGTGGTCCCGGCGTTCATCTCCGGGACGCCGCCGACGATCGAGATCGGCCCGGCGCTCTGGACGCCCTCGGATTCGAGGGTGGTCTTCGGGGATCCGATCGACCTCTCCGACTTCAGCCGCTCTCAGGCCGCCGACAAGGACGTCCTGGCCCAGGTCTGCGAACGGTTCCAGAACGCCCTGCGCGAACTCCAGACGCGGAGCCTCGGCCGGGACGTGATCGCGCCCGATCCGTCCGACGAGCCCGCCGCCGTCGGTCCGGTCGAGTGA
- a CDS encoding phosphotransferase: MLDRYPPPERPLGPPIPLGGGGGLSGSRLWRYTSPHGERVLRAWPPATSSPERVVRVHAWLAAAADLAFVARPLTTHDDATVVVFDGRCWELTPWLPGEPGSSKSPTSERVRAVFGGLAELHVRLARVEGRRGPSPGLNARLGELKWLISGGFDALASKLATNRDDRCSPPALAWLELARMVAPRVSTSAAAVSRRILPLQPSLRDARTEHFLFAGDVLTGLIDFGAMDVESAAGDLARLMGEWLPGGEFEPLRSDGLAAYQAIRPLAAEELAAASAFEELADVLIAERWIRWRFVEGRRFDDDRAFDEGIARGSARLHKLAARIGPEA, encoded by the coding sequence GTGCTGGATCGCTACCCGCCGCCCGAGCGACCGCTGGGACCTCCGATCCCGCTGGGGGGCGGCGGCGGCCTGAGCGGGTCGCGATTGTGGCGATACACGTCTCCGCACGGCGAGCGGGTCCTCCGCGCCTGGCCGCCGGCGACGTCGAGTCCCGAGCGGGTCGTCCGGGTCCACGCCTGGCTGGCGGCGGCCGCCGACCTCGCCTTCGTCGCCCGCCCGCTGACGACGCACGACGACGCGACGGTCGTCGTGTTCGACGGCCGTTGCTGGGAGCTGACTCCCTGGCTGCCGGGCGAGCCCGGCTCGTCGAAATCGCCCACGTCCGAGCGCGTCCGCGCCGTCTTCGGGGGACTGGCGGAGCTGCACGTCCGACTCGCTCGCGTGGAGGGCCGGCGCGGCCCGAGTCCGGGACTGAACGCCCGTCTTGGCGAGCTGAAATGGCTGATCTCCGGGGGCTTCGACGCCCTGGCTTCGAAGCTCGCGACGAATCGCGACGACCGCTGCTCGCCACCGGCGCTCGCCTGGCTGGAGTTGGCGAGGATGGTCGCCCCCCGGGTTTCGACCTCGGCCGCGGCCGTTTCCCGGCGGATCTTGCCCTTGCAGCCCAGCCTCCGCGACGCCCGGACCGAGCACTTCCTCTTCGCGGGGGACGTTCTCACGGGCCTGATCGATTTCGGGGCGATGGACGTCGAGTCGGCGGCGGGCGACCTGGCTCGGTTGATGGGGGAATGGCTGCCCGGGGGCGAGTTCGAGCCGCTGCGGTCGGATGGGCTGGCGGCGTATCAGGCGATCCGGCCGCTGGCGGCCGAGGAGCTTGCGGCGGCCTCGGCGTTCGAGGAGCTCGCCGACGTCCTCATCGCCGAGCGCTGGATTCGCTGGCGGTTCGTGGAGGGGAGGCGGTTCGACGACGATCGGGCCTTCGACGAGGGGATCGCCCGGGGCTCGGCCCGCCTGCACAAACTGGCGGCCCGGATCGGGCCGGAAGCCTGA
- a CDS encoding TIGR00282 family metallophosphoesterase: MNPLKILFIGDVVGSPGRKIVSQVLPRLIRRWGIGLVVCNAENAAGGSGLTLRCFEELTDAGVDVMTMGDHVYRKDEIHQVFDRTDRVLKPANFPAEAPGPDLALVEARDGTLAAVFSVLGRTFMKPVDCPFHAADRILERVGPNVRVVFVDVHAEATSDKQLLGRYLDGRVSAVLGTHTHVATADEQVLPGGTAFQSDVGMTGPHDGILGRRYDRVLSATLTMVPSHFDVATGDPRLNGALVSIDPGSGRALAIQRVNLRQEDAQRILTDAADQPSDPSAPGLSGRRP, from the coding sequence TTGAACCCCCTCAAGATCCTGTTCATCGGCGACGTCGTGGGATCGCCCGGCCGCAAGATCGTCTCGCAGGTTTTACCCCGGCTCATCCGCCGCTGGGGGATCGGGCTGGTCGTCTGCAACGCCGAGAACGCCGCCGGCGGGTCGGGGCTGACCCTCCGCTGCTTCGAGGAGCTGACCGACGCCGGCGTCGACGTCATGACCATGGGCGACCACGTCTACCGCAAGGACGAGATCCACCAGGTCTTCGACCGCACCGACCGGGTCCTCAAGCCCGCCAACTTCCCGGCCGAGGCCCCGGGCCCCGACCTCGCCCTGGTCGAGGCCCGCGACGGCACGCTCGCGGCCGTCTTCTCGGTGCTGGGGCGGACCTTCATGAAGCCCGTCGACTGCCCCTTCCACGCGGCCGACCGGATCCTGGAGCGGGTCGGGCCCAACGTCCGCGTCGTCTTCGTCGACGTCCACGCCGAGGCCACCAGCGACAAGCAGCTCCTGGGCCGCTACCTCGACGGCCGGGTCTCGGCCGTGCTGGGGACGCACACGCACGTCGCCACGGCCGACGAGCAGGTCCTGCCCGGCGGCACCGCCTTCCAGTCCGACGTCGGCATGACCGGCCCGCACGACGGCATCCTCGGCCGCCGCTACGACCGCGTCTTGAGCGCCACGCTCACGATGGTCCCCAGCCACTTCGACGTCGCCACCGGCGACCCCCGGCTGAACGGGGCGCTCGTCAGCATCGACCCCGGCAGCGGCCGCGCGCTGGCGATCCAGCGCGTGAACCTCCGCCAGGAAGACGCCCAGAGAATCCTGACCGACGCCGCCGACCAGCCCAGCGACCCCTCCGCTCCCGGCCTTTCGGGCCGCCGACCCTGA
- the rny gene encoding ribonuclease Y — protein sequence MYGELIAGLIGLILGVFGAWGTFHIAARSRATSARGLVEQLLSNAHRESETILRQAELTSREESLRLRHELEAELEGPRKEIREQERRLEKRGDLLDQRIDMINKKERDLDEVHRLQVEKEAGIAAGRREVERLEARRLEELQRVGGLSAEEARRLLLARIEEELKAEAGDRILRYEAHVRETSRERAREILAVAIQRYAASHTAEVTVSTVDIPNDEMKGRIIGREGRNIRAFEKATGVDVIVDDTPGVVIVTGFDSIRREVAKLALERLIQDGRIHPSRIEEIVKDTHDEMDQHILKVGREAAREADVIGLHEKVLDYLGRLKFRTSYSQNVLRHSIEVAFLAGMMAEEIGLDGALGRRCGLLHDLGKAADHEMEGGHPAVGAELLRRYGEGKEVTHAALGHHDDLRVDAPYTVLVAAADAISASRPGARRETLEKYVRRLEELESLALGFPGVEQAYAIQAGREVRVMVDSRQLDDASAASLCRDVAKAIEAQLTYPGEVKVTVLRESRSVEYAR from the coding sequence GTGTATGGAGAGCTGATCGCAGGCCTGATCGGGCTGATCCTGGGCGTCTTCGGGGCCTGGGGAACCTTCCACATCGCGGCCCGCAGCCGCGCCACGTCCGCCCGCGGGCTGGTCGAGCAGCTGCTCTCCAACGCCCACCGCGAGTCCGAGACCATCCTCCGCCAGGCGGAGCTGACCTCGCGCGAGGAATCGCTGCGGCTCCGCCACGAGCTGGAGGCCGAGCTGGAGGGGCCCCGCAAGGAGATCCGCGAGCAGGAGCGCCGGCTGGAGAAGCGCGGCGACCTCCTGGATCAACGGATCGACATGATCAACAAGAAGGAACGCGACCTCGACGAGGTCCACCGCCTCCAGGTCGAGAAGGAGGCCGGCATCGCCGCCGGCCGCCGCGAGGTCGAGCGCCTGGAGGCCCGCCGGCTGGAGGAGCTGCAGCGCGTGGGGGGGCTCTCGGCCGAGGAGGCCCGCCGCCTGCTGCTGGCCCGGATCGAGGAGGAGCTGAAGGCCGAGGCCGGCGACCGCATCCTCCGCTACGAGGCCCACGTCCGCGAGACCAGCCGCGAGCGGGCCCGCGAGATCCTCGCCGTCGCGATCCAGCGCTACGCGGCGTCGCACACGGCCGAGGTCACCGTCAGCACCGTCGACATCCCCAACGACGAGATGAAGGGCCGGATCATCGGCCGCGAAGGCCGCAACATCCGCGCCTTCGAGAAGGCGACCGGCGTCGACGTCATCGTCGACGACACACCCGGCGTCGTGATCGTCACCGGCTTCGACAGCATCCGCCGCGAGGTCGCCAAGCTCGCCCTCGAGCGGCTCATCCAGGACGGCCGGATCCATCCCTCGCGCATCGAGGAGATCGTCAAGGACACCCACGACGAGATGGACCAGCACATCCTCAAGGTCGGCCGCGAGGCCGCCCGCGAGGCCGACGTCATCGGCCTGCACGAGAAGGTGCTCGACTACCTCGGCCGGCTCAAGTTCCGCACCAGCTACTCGCAGAACGTGCTGCGGCACTCGATCGAGGTGGCCTTCCTCGCCGGCATGATGGCCGAGGAGATCGGCCTCGACGGGGCCCTCGGCCGCCGCTGCGGCCTGCTCCACGACCTGGGCAAGGCGGCCGACCACGAGATGGAAGGGGGCCACCCCGCCGTCGGGGCCGAGCTGCTCCGCCGCTACGGCGAGGGCAAGGAGGTCACCCACGCGGCGCTCGGACATCACGACGACCTGCGGGTCGACGCCCCCTACACCGTCCTCGTCGCCGCCGCCGACGCCATCAGCGCCAGCCGGCCCGGCGCCCGCCGCGAGACGCTGGAGAAGTACGTCCGGCGGCTGGAGGAGCTGGAGTCGCTGGCCCTGGGCTTCCCCGGCGTCGAGCAGGCGTACGCCATCCAGGCCGGCCGCGAGGTGCGGGTGATGGTCGACAGCCGGCAGCTCGACGACGCCTCGGCCGCCTCGCTCTGCCGCGACGTCGCCAAGGCCATCGAGGCCCAGCTGACCTACCCCGGCGAGGTCAAGGTGACGGTCCTCCGCGAGAGCCGAAGCGTCGAATACGCGCGTTGA
- a CDS encoding DUF1579 domain-containing protein has translation MKTTLRLASAAFLAVLSTAAARAQDEPVKPTAEHVELAKEVGTWDAEVKIWLRGPEAPPDVSKGVEEISLMPGGLWLLSKFDGKMNGAPFSGHGISGYDPSKKKFIDVWVDSSDPHMMVLEGTYDEKTKTLTSLGKSTDPRTKAPYDVKTETVLKGEDEREFTFFIKSDETQGQYYKLLQMTYKRKAK, from the coding sequence ATGAAGACGACCCTGCGCCTCGCGTCCGCGGCGTTCCTGGCGGTGCTTTCGACGGCGGCGGCTCGCGCCCAGGACGAGCCGGTCAAGCCGACGGCCGAGCACGTGGAACTGGCCAAGGAGGTGGGAACCTGGGACGCCGAGGTCAAAATCTGGCTGCGTGGGCCGGAGGCCCCGCCCGACGTCTCGAAGGGGGTCGAGGAGATCAGCCTGATGCCCGGCGGCTTATGGCTGCTCAGCAAGTTCGACGGCAAGATGAACGGCGCACCCTTCAGCGGCCATGGGATCAGCGGCTACGACCCCTCCAAGAAGAAGTTCATCGACGTCTGGGTCGACTCCAGCGATCCACACATGATGGTCCTGGAAGGGACATACGACGAGAAGACGAAGACGCTGACCAGCCTAGGCAAGTCGACCGATCCCCGCACGAAGGCCCCTTACGACGTCAAGACGGAGACGGTCCTGAAGGGGGAGGACGAGCGGGAGTTCACGTTCTTCATCAAGAGCGACGAGACCCAGGGGCAGTATTACAAGCTGCTGCAGATGACGTACAAGCGCAAGGCCAAGTGA